In Bombina bombina isolate aBomBom1 chromosome 6, aBomBom1.pri, whole genome shotgun sequence, a single genomic region encodes these proteins:
- the KLHL25 gene encoding kelch-like protein 25 — translation MSFSVHENRKSRTSSGSMNFFLYHKLSHPDCVLTHLNTMRKQGLFADVTLCAGNRSFTCHRVVLAACSPYFEAMFSNGLRESLDDTVNFNDSLHPEVLELLLDFAYSSKVMINEENAESLLEAGDMLQFHDIRDAAAEFLEKNLYPSNCLGMMMLSDAHQCRRLYDMSLRVCLANFETLYNADDFNSLSKDILLDLISSDELETEDEQIVFNAVLQWVKYDLNYRKDCFPELLKNIRLALLPSESLKQAIVSEDLIMADEQSKLIMEEAVNCKKKILQNDGVVMSPCAKPRKAGHTLLILGGQTFMCDKMYRVDHKAKEIIPKTELPSPRKEFSACGIGCKVYITGGRGSENGVSKDVWVYDTIHEEWAKAAPMLIARFGHGSAELENCLYVVGGHTAVAGIFPASPSVSLKQVEKYDPFTNKWAMMAPLRDGVSNAAVVSAKLKVFVFGGTSIHRDRVSKVQCYDPIENRWTIKAECPQPWRYTAAAVLGSHIFIMGGDTEFTAASAYRFDCETIQWTRIGDMTAKRMSCHALASGNKLYVVGGYFGTQRCKTLDCYDPTSDSWNSITTVPYSLIPTAFVSTWKHLPA, via the coding sequence ATGTCCTTCAGTGTGCATGAAAATCGCAAGTCCCGCACCAGTAGTGGatccatgaatttttttttatatcataaacTCAGCCATCCTGATTGTGTTTTGACCCATCTCAATACAATGCGAAAACAGGGACTTTTTGCGGATGTGACACTATGCGCAGGAAATAGATCATTTACATGCCATCGAGTGGTATTGGCAGCCTGCAGCCCATATTTTGAGGCCATGTTTAGCAATGGATTGAGAGAGAGTTTGGATGACACAGTGAACTTTAATGACAGTCTTCACCCTGAAGTTCTCGAACTTCTACTTGATTTTGCTTACTCTTCAAAAGTTATGATTAATGAAGAAAATGCTGAGTCCCTGCTAGAGGCTGGAGATATGCTCCAGTTTCATGATATAAGAGATGCAGCTGCTGAATTTCTAGAAAAAAATCTTTATCCCTCAAATTGTTTGGGAATGATGATGTTATCAGATGCTCATCAATGCCGAAGACTATATGACATGTCGTTGAGGGTGTGCCTGGCCAATTTTGAAACTCTTTACAATGCTGATGATTTTAACAGTCTCTCGAAAGATATTTTGCTTGACTTGATTTCTAGTGATGAACTTGAAACTGAGGATGAGCAAATTGTTTTTAATGCAGTGCTCCAGTGGGTAAAGTATGACTTGAACTATAGAAAAGATTGTTTTCCTGAATTGCTAAAAAACATCAGACTGGCCTTGCTTCCCTCTGAATCACTCAAACAAGCTATTGTTTCTGAGGATTTAATAATGGCAGATGAGCAAAGCAAGCTAATTATGGAAGAAGCTGTTAACTGCAAAAAGAAGATTCTTCAGAATGATGGCGTAGTTATGAGCCCATGTGCTAAACCAAGGAAAGCGGGTCACACGTTGCTCATTTTAGGTGGTCAAACATTCATGTGTGACAAAATGTACAGAGTTGATCACAAGGCTAAAGAGATAATTCCTAAAACTGAGCTGCCAAGTCCGAGGAAAGAGTTTAGTGCCTGTGGTATAGGTTGCAAAGTGTATATTACAGGAGGAAGAGGTTCTGAGAATGGAGTCTCTAAAGATGTCTGGGTTTATGATACAATCCATGAAGAATGGGCCAAGGCAGCCCCTATGCTCATTGCAAGGTTTGGACATGGCTCTGCAGAGTTGGAAAATTGTCTTTATGTTGTTGGGGGGCATACTGCAGTTGCTGGAATTTTTCCTGCTTCTCCGTCAGTTTCATTAAAACAAGTGGAGAAATATGACCCTTTTACAAACAAATGGGCAATGATGGCACCATTAAGGGATGgtgtaagtaatgcagctgtggTCAGTGCCAAGTTAAAGGTTTTTGTTTTTGGAGGTACAAGTATACATCGAGATAGAGTGTCCAAAGTGCAATGTTATGACCCAATAGAGAACAGATGGACTATTAAGGCAGAGTGTCCCCAGCCCTGGCGGTATACAGCTGCTGCAGTTTTAGGAAGCCACATTTTTATTATGGGGGGTGACACAGAGTTTACAGCTGCTTCTGCCTATCGCTTTGACTGTGAAACTATCCAGTGGACTAGAATTGGGGATATGACAGCAAAACGTATGTCATGCCATGCTTTGGCATCTGGTAATAAACTCTATGTGGTTGGAGGATACTTTGGGACACAAAGATGCAAAACGTTAGACTGTTATGATCCTACCTCGGATTCCTGGAATAGTATCACAACTGTGCCTTATTCACTAATACCAACTGCTTTTGTTAGCACCTGGAAGCACTTGCCAGCATAA